One Williamsia phyllosphaerae genomic window, AAAACATATCGGTATCTTCAACGAAACTGTCTGTCACCAGCGGAGTCGGACATGGCCCAAGGGCCCGGCCCGGCCTCCCCGATCGCTATAGAATTGCGACGGTAACCGGACATGTAGGAGTGTGGGACCGTGGTCGAACGCGGCAACGAATTGTTCAGAGCTGTTGCGGCACAAGTGGCGAAACTGCAAGACGCCGAAGTCTCGGACGACGACGTGGAGAAGCTGCTGTTGTCGCTCACCGGGGGCGCGGTGGCGGCGATACCGGACGCGCGTCATGCGAGCATCACCGTGGTCGAGCGCGGTGAGGTCGTGACGATCGCTTCCACCGACCCGGTGGCCGAGCGAGTCGACGAGCTGCAGACCAAACACGACATCGGTCCGTGTCTCGACGCAGCCTGGGAACAGCATCCTGTTCTGATCGAGGACTACACGACCGACGAGCGCTGGCCGCGGTTCATCGAGGACGTCGTCGCCCAGACAGCGGTGCGGTCGAGCCTGTCTTTCCAGCTGCACCGCGACGAGACCAGCATGAGCGCGTTCAACATTCATGCCGACAGCGTTCATGCTTTCGACGCCGAGGCGCAGAGGGTGGGCAGCGTATTCGCGGCGAACACCGCTCTCGCGCTGCACAGCCAGACCTGGTCGCACCAGTTCGACGAGGCCCTGGCGTCGCGGGACGACATCGGGCAGGCCAAAG contains:
- a CDS encoding GAF and ANTAR domain-containing protein, translating into MVERGNELFRAVAAQVAKLQDAEVSDDDVEKLLLSLTGGAVAAIPDARHASITVVERGEVVTIASTDPVAERVDELQTKHDIGPCLDAAWEQHPVLIEDYTTDERWPRFIEDVVAQTAVRSSLSFQLHRDETSMSAFNIHADSVHAFDAEAQRVGSVFAANTALALHSQTWSHQFDEALASRDDIGQAKGILMERYTVDADQAFAMLKQISQTSNTKLVELARRLIDIDHPSHDQRGDGTDSAR